DNA from Carassius auratus strain Wakin unplaced genomic scaffold, ASM336829v1 scaf_tig00215878, whole genome shotgun sequence:
AGCTTTCTTTGTACATGAATAATGGAGCGATTAATTCATTTATCTTTtggattattttatatgcttCATAAAAGTCAATAAATGCATCCAAAACATACCATTTAATAAAGTTTAAGTGACTGGGCTTGACAATTTCTGAATGTCTGATATACTcttatagaattattattatttatttatttttaaccagaGAGCTCAGATGGAAAGTACATTTCACCATTCCATGACATACCTATGTATGCAGATGAAGCTCAGGTACAGTATGTTCATttaattgttcattgttagtttctCTTCTCCTAgtccaggggtaggcaagttcggtcctagagagccgcagagttcagcttcaaccttaatcaaactcaaacacacctgaacaagtcGATTACTCCGGTACAGGCAGGTGAgggtttttttcagggttggagctgaactgtgcaggactgcggctctctaggaccgaacttgcctactcCTGTCCTAGTCTCAGTGTAGATCCCCCTCCCTTATGGGACCCCTTTGGCAGTGAACGGCCATTTCACAATCCAGCACAGTGTATATCAGTTCTTTATCAGGTGAAGGTACTTGGTCTGTAAGTGGAGTGATCTTTACCCCCTTTCATTAGTGTCATCTTAAATTGTTCAATACTTTGGACTGTTCTGATATCTTACCGGTGTAAATCTTTGATTAATCATTCTCATGgctttacatacatttttgtgtttaggTATATTAAGGTTAAATTATTATGGGAATGTCACATTTAGGCtactttcctttttttaaaataaaaaatcaattgcTTTAATTTTCTCTTTAGAACATTTTCCACATGGTTGTTGAGGTACCACGATGGACAAATGCAAAAATGGAGGTAAAGTATGACCAACAGTAAAAAAACTACACCACTTGCAGTATAACAGAATAAAACAATAGAACAGAGGACTTTGTAACAGGCTATTTGTTTTGCAAGGTCATATAGTTACACACTTACACGTACAGTTAAAGGAAAAAGACTTTTAACCTACATTTTGTGGTGGGTTGTGTATTGACATTCAAACTAAATAATGACTCATCAACTAGTTGGTGTTTCTATGAATGACATTATGGTTTACTTCTCAGATTGCTACAAAAGACCCACTGAACCCCATTAAGCAAGATGTGAAGAAGGGCAATTTGCGCTACGTGGCCAATGTTTTCCCTCACAAAGGCTATATTTGGAATTATGGAGCAATCCCTCAAGTAAGCTTTAAATCAGCACTGATCATCACACATTAAACtcaaacaataaaacagaaagaAGGTAGAAACTGCTTCAGTTTCTGGAATCAGTTAACTGTTTAAAATACTACAgatcaaatgtttgggatcagaaatgtatattttttaattctttaattattttttggaaagaaatctcttatgctcaccaaggttgcatttatatgatcaaaaataaggtagaatattatgatatattaatgttctttattttttttatttaacatattttaaaatagttatttctgtgctggtaaagctgaattctcagaaaccatttctccagtcttcagtttcacatttagaaatcattcgaatatgctgatttgctgctcaagaaacatttcattcatcttttataacataataaatgtcgTTATGATCACAAAAGTGTTAATTTGTTTAGAACAATCTTATTGAagcaaaattttaaatgttagtttAAATCTGTTCCATCTTCATGAACACAATTATAAACATATTCTTTTAGTACTTGATAGTTTTATTATGGCTTGtcaatatgaaaatatgattgTACAGATTTTCCTTCATTTCTTGAGAAATACATTCCATCTCACTGCATTCCAGTGATTTTGGCGGAGACAGATTAGCATTATTCAACTGAAATTAAAAACCTTTCTTGTAGATATGAATTGCATGTGCCATTGTGTTGTTTCCTCCcctatatttttaaatgactttctTTAAATCTTTTCTGACAGACATGGGAAGACCCTGGGCACAAAGACAATGACACAGGGTGTTGTGGTGACAATGACCCAATCGATGTCTGTGAAATTGGAAACAAGGTATAGATATCAGTGTTTGTCTTATTCTGTGAAAGAAAGCTGAAATTATTAAGCAAGCTGTCATACGTGCAGCTACAGTTGGATTAGATAAACAAACCCCACAATGCTGGATCTTCAAAGGTGTGCTGTCGTGGAGATGTTATCAAAGTGAAAGTCCTGGGTGTTTTAGCAATGATCGATGAAGGTGAAACTGATTGGAAAGTCATTGCAATCAACGTTGATGACCCTGAGGCAAAGGACTTGAATAGTAAGTTACACTCGTTGCTTTCAACTTGACTTAGAAGAGATACATATATGTGATACATTTTTCTGGTGTGAAATATAGACA
Protein-coding regions in this window:
- the LOC113096131 gene encoding inorganic pyrophosphatase-like, with translation MSFSTEERGNPNTLSYRIYFKSSDGKYISPFHDIPMYADEAQNIFHMVVEVPRWTNAKMEIATKDPLNPIKQDVKKGNLRYVANVFPHKGYIWNYGAIPQTWEDPGHKDNDTGCCGDNDPIDVCEIGNKVCCRGDVIKVKVLGVLAMIDEGETDWKVIAINVDDPEAKDLNNISDVKRLKPGYLEATVDWFRRYKVPDGKPENQFAFNGEFKDKDFATETIKATHGFWKALISQQANAGELNCKNTCVSEGDSPFCCSADEAKAVVDGSCPCGEASPVPSSVEKWFYYAKN